A single window of Paenibacillus sp. FSL H8-0537 DNA harbors:
- a CDS encoding serine hydrolase gives MQKPYELPRATPESQGISSAAIRSFLAGIADNHLDLHGLMLIRHGHVVAEGWWTPYQADRQHIAYSLTKSLSSMAIGFAVEEGLFSVEDAVLDYFPEEATEEVKANMGGLKIRHLLTMSTGHTKDTARFDMFQSWLSDHVTPKVGDRADRNWIKGFFEQPIEREPGSFFLYNSGASHMLSALVQRVCGLALPDYLMPRLFEPLGIDRPVWDAAPNGEATGGWGARLKTGDWARFGQMLLDKGMFNGKRIISAEWIEQATAKQMDNINHGDVVTGSGTDWQQGYGYQFWQCRHGAYRGDGAFGQFCVVLPGQDAVIAINSGVQDMQLVMDMMWEHLLPAMLPNSLPENEAELAGLREKLGSLVLLERTAQPRPLFAEGTIHYKVEQNEDEVTELSLIFGREVTTLLWSDAAGMHRLDSGHQEWYYGNELANEAVAARATWLSSETLVFDVCRVFTPYHDEVICTFSGNRITIAYKHFDFVTRHGELAGERLSN, from the coding sequence ATGCAGAAACCCTATGAATTACCTCGTGCAACACCGGAAAGTCAGGGAATAAGCTCGGCAGCTATTCGTTCTTTTTTGGCAGGCATTGCAGATAATCATTTGGATCTGCATGGCTTGATGCTGATTCGGCATGGGCATGTCGTAGCCGAAGGCTGGTGGACGCCCTATCAGGCGGATCGGCAGCACATCGCTTATTCGTTGACTAAAAGCTTGAGTTCAATGGCGATTGGCTTCGCGGTGGAAGAAGGTCTGTTTTCCGTGGAGGATGCGGTGCTGGACTATTTTCCTGAGGAAGCGACCGAGGAGGTCAAAGCCAATATGGGCGGGCTTAAAATTCGCCACTTGCTTACGATGTCCACCGGACATACGAAGGACACGGCACGCTTTGATATGTTCCAATCCTGGTTGTCTGATCATGTCACTCCCAAGGTAGGTGATCGGGCCGACCGCAATTGGATAAAAGGGTTTTTCGAGCAGCCGATTGAGCGTGAGCCAGGCTCGTTTTTCCTCTACAACAGTGGGGCAAGCCATATGCTGTCAGCTCTTGTACAGCGGGTATGCGGCCTTGCTCTGCCAGACTATTTAATGCCGCGGCTGTTCGAGCCGCTTGGCATTGATCGTCCAGTATGGGATGCGGCGCCGAATGGAGAAGCTACCGGAGGCTGGGGAGCCAGGCTGAAAACCGGGGACTGGGCGCGTTTTGGCCAAATGCTGCTGGATAAAGGCATGTTTAACGGCAAGCGCATAATTTCCGCCGAATGGATTGAGCAGGCGACTGCCAAGCAGATGGACAACATCAATCATGGCGACGTCGTAACAGGCTCCGGCACCGATTGGCAGCAGGGCTATGGCTATCAATTTTGGCAATGCAGACATGGCGCTTATAGAGGCGATGGGGCTTTCGGCCAATTTTGCGTCGTCCTTCCGGGGCAGGATGCCGTCATTGCCATCAACAGCGGCGTGCAGGACATGCAGCTAGTGATGGACATGATGTGGGAGCATCTGCTGCCAGCCATGCTGCCAAACTCGCTGCCAGAGAATGAAGCCGAGCTTGCGGGCTTGCGGGAGAAGCTGGGGAGCCTAGTCCTTCTAGAGCGCACTGCGCAGCCGCGCCCTCTGTTTGCCGAGGGAACGATTCATTATAAGGTGGAGCAAAATGAGGATGAGGTCACGGAGCTCAGCCTGATATTTGGCAGAGAAGTGACAACTTTATTGTGGAGCGATGCGGCAGGGATGCATCGTCTGGACTCTGGTCATCAAGAATGGTATTATGGCAATGAGTTGGCCAATGAAGCCGTAGCAGCACGCGCGACCTGGCTGAGCAGCGAGACGCTGGTTTTCGATGTTTGCCGCGTCTTCACGCCTTATCATGACGAGGTTATTTGCACATTCAGCGGCAATCGTATTACAATCGCCTACAAGCATTTTGATTTTGTAACCCGGCATGGCGAGCTTGCTGGCGAGCGGCTTTCAAACTAG
- a CDS encoding ROK family protein, whose protein sequence is MRIGAIEAGGTKFVCGVGNEHGVIEDRVSFPTEKPEITMANVVDYFKDKQVEAIGVGTFGPINIDKSSPQYGFVTTTPKPGWGNFDFLGALKAHYDVPYGWDTDVNAAAYGEAVWGAAKGLDSCIYYTIGTGVGVGVYSEGKLVHGLVHPEGGHILTRRHPEDTYDGFCPYHGDCLEGVAAGPAIEKRWGVKAVELPPEHKAWEMEAFYIAQAVAGSILLLSPRKIILGGGVMHQLQLFPLIHAEVKRALNGYVQAAEILHNIEDYIVSPGLGDNAGLSGSLALGLDALTNSRK, encoded by the coding sequence GTGCGTATTGGGGCAATTGAGGCAGGCGGTACAAAATTTGTGTGTGGCGTTGGCAATGAGCATGGCGTCATTGAGGATCGCGTAAGCTTTCCGACGGAAAAACCAGAAATAACGATGGCGAATGTAGTCGACTATTTCAAGGACAAGCAGGTCGAGGCTATTGGCGTCGGCACATTCGGTCCGATTAATATTGATAAATCCAGCCCGCAATATGGTTTTGTTACGACGACGCCTAAACCAGGCTGGGGGAATTTCGATTTTCTTGGCGCATTGAAAGCGCACTATGACGTGCCTTATGGCTGGGATACGGATGTTAACGCTGCTGCTTATGGAGAAGCGGTGTGGGGTGCTGCCAAAGGATTGGACAGCTGCATTTATTATACGATTGGCACCGGCGTAGGCGTAGGCGTTTATTCGGAGGGCAAGCTGGTCCACGGACTTGTGCACCCGGAGGGCGGACATATTTTGACCCGCCGTCATCCTGAGGATACGTATGATGGTTTCTGTCCTTATCATGGTGACTGTCTGGAAGGCGTAGCGGCAGGTCCTGCTATTGAGAAGCGCTGGGGCGTGAAGGCAGTAGAGCTTCCACCGGAGCATAAGGCGTGGGAGATGGAAGCTTTTTATATCGCACAGGCTGTAGCGGGCAGCATTTTGCTGCTGTCGCCTCGCAAAATCATTTTGGGCGGCGGCGTTATGCATCAATTGCAGCTGTTCCCGCTTATTCACGCCGAAGTGAAACGCGCTTTGAATGGTTACGTGCAGGCAGCGGAAATATTGCACAACATTGAAGACTATATCGTATCGCCAGGACTAGGTGATAATGCAGGACTATCCGGTTCGCTTGCGCTTGGGCTTGACGCTTTGACAAATAGCCGGAAATAA
- a CDS encoding ribonuclease H-like YkuK family protein: MGSNQQLIIPEGLSFQNVTESRLTFQDVSERICSFIAGDVHASYHFVVGTDSQVFRGYTKFVTGVVIRRIGKGAWACYRQTVVPREMMKLREKLTLETVLSQEVAYYFMDGVLQRMEDLLLPYVYQGASLAHFIDIDAGTVPSVNETSLYVQEMVERVQGMGTYAARVKPDSYAASSYANRFTKKAVPRYKRRSLF, translated from the coding sequence GTGGGAAGCAATCAGCAGCTGATTATACCAGAGGGATTATCGTTCCAAAATGTGACCGAAAGCCGCTTAACCTTTCAGGATGTGAGTGAGCGGATTTGCAGCTTTATTGCTGGAGATGTGCATGCTTCGTATCATTTTGTAGTGGGGACGGACAGTCAAGTATTTCGGGGGTATACGAAGTTTGTTACGGGAGTTGTCATTCGCAGAATTGGAAAAGGGGCCTGGGCCTGCTACCGCCAAACGGTTGTTCCTAGGGAAATGATGAAGCTCAGAGAAAAGCTGACGCTTGAGACGGTATTGTCGCAGGAGGTTGCATATTATTTCATGGATGGCGTGCTGCAGCGAATGGAGGATTTGCTGCTGCCCTATGTGTATCAAGGGGCATCACTGGCGCATTTCATTGATATTGATGCCGGAACGGTGCCTTCAGTTAATGAAACTTCGCTTTATGTACAGGAGATGGTAGAGCGGGTGCAGGGAATGGGAACCTATGCTGCGCGCGTCAAGCCGGATTCTTATGCCGCTTCCTCCTATGCCAACCGTTTTACGAAAAAGGCGGTTCCCCGCTACAAGCGCAGGAGTCTGTTCTGA
- a CDS encoding extracellular solute-binding protein produces the protein MNTALKIRFIILTVIIVALIATGCTTKAATTEPAATENGQKTLKVYWWGNDGRRERTLKVIDLFEKQYPDIKIEPVDVPNADYWTLLAMTAADQDFPDVIQMDYKYIDEYAKRKLILPLDDLAASGKLDLSDLDASSRTTGTIDDKLYGVVTGINALSMMYNPEIFEKAGIPVPEAGYTYEDFIQTARDLKEKISDPNFVPIGTESLDFSYYLRQRGASYYSQNGSSLGYDKDEYLSDFFTLEKMLIDDGLMASAATLKDRSADKDSLIVNQLAAFHRLTSNNVVSFTDLSGTALKLLPLPAFKGGSEGNYVKPSMYFSISAYTKLQDEAALFVDFFFNNFEANDILLGERGVPATAKVREHLLSTMKETDKEQYIYMDEVEKNSSPLDPPVPLTSTSINTLFTKIRNQTLLGQITPVEAAKQFRDGANEIFADAAS, from the coding sequence GTGAATACAGCTCTTAAAATCCGATTCATCATTCTTACTGTCATCATTGTTGCTTTAATCGCTACTGGCTGCACAACTAAAGCTGCTACCACAGAGCCTGCAGCAACAGAAAATGGGCAAAAAACGCTTAAGGTTTATTGGTGGGGCAATGACGGGAGGCGTGAAAGAACGCTTAAAGTCATTGATTTATTTGAAAAGCAATATCCAGATATAAAAATTGAACCGGTAGATGTACCAAATGCTGATTATTGGACGCTGCTCGCTATGACAGCAGCTGATCAAGACTTCCCAGATGTCATTCAAATGGATTACAAATATATTGATGAGTATGCCAAGCGCAAGCTGATTTTGCCGCTGGATGATTTGGCTGCCTCCGGCAAGCTTGATCTTTCCGATCTGGACGCAAGCTCGCGCACGACAGGAACGATAGACGACAAGCTTTACGGCGTCGTTACTGGTATAAATGCCTTAAGCATGATGTACAATCCGGAAATATTCGAGAAAGCTGGCATTCCTGTTCCAGAAGCAGGCTATACGTATGAAGATTTCATTCAAACAGCCCGCGACCTTAAGGAAAAAATCAGTGACCCGAACTTTGTCCCGATCGGTACGGAGTCGCTCGACTTTTCCTATTACCTCAGACAGCGGGGAGCAAGCTACTATTCCCAGAACGGCAGCTCGCTTGGCTACGATAAGGATGAATATTTATCCGACTTCTTCACATTGGAGAAAATGCTTATTGATGACGGCCTAATGGCAAGCGCAGCAACTCTCAAAGACCGCTCAGCTGACAAGGATTCGCTTATCGTCAATCAGCTTGCTGCTTTCCATAGGCTGACGAGCAATAACGTCGTCTCCTTTACGGACCTGTCAGGCACAGCATTAAAGCTGCTGCCGCTTCCAGCCTTTAAAGGCGGCTCTGAAGGCAACTACGTTAAGCCTTCGATGTATTTCTCGATCTCTGCCTATACGAAGTTGCAGGATGAAGCGGCTTTGTTCGTTGACTTTTTCTTCAACAATTTTGAAGCGAATGATATTTTGCTTGGCGAGCGCGGTGTTCCCGCCACAGCTAAGGTACGCGAGCATCTGCTCAGTACGATGAAAGAAACCGATAAAGAGCAGTATATTTATATGGATGAAGTTGAGAAAAATTCTAGCCCGCTTGATCCGCCTGTTCCCCTAACTTCGACCAGCATCAACACATTGTTCACCAAAATCAGAAATCAAACGCTGCTTGGGCAAATTACGCCGGTTGAAGCCGCAAAACAATTCCGGGACGGTGCGAACGAAATTTTCGCAGATGCCGCTTCTTAG
- a CDS encoding methyl-accepting chemotaxis protein produces MKLTISKKLYGGFFSILLLLVVIASLNYVEIGSINSTYQKLLQERAHSVSLVKDLSLSIKNENLSITGYLLMNDEAEIDAYRDSVRRYNEVSQQLQGMTNDSDDWLLLQGLDLLQQSYTSNAEEMIEFKKQNKVEDYMRLAAKNEPIISKFMETADRFVLEQEEVLRLSSEETSAKVASTKLMVLIISLISIVAGIAIAYFISRMITVPIVRITAVAERIANGDLTSEAVKVKNRDELGVLAASFNAMSQNLRNLIEQVSQNALQVAASSEQLTAGAEQTTKATEQVVEIIEQVAGGSEQQIRVVQESVAFVNNMSVEASGIAASALQVSEKSRAAAQTAVDGTVAVQSAVEQMGHIQSTVQNIAEDVSILGSRSDEIGKIVEVIAGIAQQTNLLALNAAIEAARAGEAGRGFAVVSAEVRKLAEQSTQSSQQIAVLVRSIQSDTERTVKSVYDGKEVVQAGIAAVSAAGESFNNIKQAVNSVTLQIHSVSEASQQMSEDTNKLAASLQGVAEVAEETSSGAISVSAATEQQLATMEEITSSSQALAKMSEELLQFVKDVKL; encoded by the coding sequence ATGAAACTAACGATTAGTAAAAAACTTTACGGCGGCTTTTTCTCGATTCTGCTGCTGCTCGTTGTTATCGCCTCTCTTAACTATGTGGAAATTGGCTCGATTAACAGCACCTATCAGAAGCTGCTGCAAGAACGCGCCCATAGCGTCAGTCTGGTTAAGGATTTAAGTCTCTCTATTAAAAATGAAAACTTGAGCATTACAGGCTATCTTCTGATGAATGACGAGGCGGAAATCGATGCCTACCGTGATTCCGTTCGCCGTTATAATGAAGTCAGCCAGCAGCTGCAGGGCATGACAAACGATTCAGACGACTGGCTGCTGCTGCAAGGACTCGATTTGCTCCAACAAAGCTATACGAGCAACGCCGAGGAAATGATTGAATTCAAGAAACAAAATAAAGTAGAGGATTATATGCGCCTCGCCGCCAAAAACGAACCAATTATCAGCAAGTTTATGGAAACAGCGGATCGCTTCGTTCTGGAGCAAGAAGAGGTGCTTCGTCTAAGCTCGGAAGAAACGTCGGCCAAAGTGGCCAGCACCAAGCTGATGGTTCTCATTATTTCATTAATTTCGATTGTGGCCGGGATAGCTATTGCTTATTTCATTAGCCGGATGATTACGGTGCCCATTGTTCGAATTACTGCCGTCGCTGAACGTATTGCGAATGGGGATTTGACAAGCGAAGCCGTTAAGGTGAAAAATCGCGATGAATTAGGTGTATTAGCTGCATCCTTTAATGCGATGTCGCAAAATTTGCGCAATCTGATTGAGCAAGTTTCACAAAATGCGCTGCAAGTTGCAGCCTCGTCCGAGCAGTTAACTGCCGGGGCTGAACAGACGACTAAAGCAACCGAGCAGGTCGTTGAAATTATTGAGCAGGTAGCTGGCGGCTCCGAGCAGCAAATTAGAGTCGTTCAGGAGAGCGTAGCTTTTGTGAACAATATGTCAGTGGAGGCGAGCGGCATTGCGGCGAGCGCCCTTCAGGTTTCGGAAAAATCGCGTGCAGCCGCTCAGACTGCTGTAGATGGAACGGTCGCGGTGCAATCCGCTGTCGAGCAAATGGGCCATATTCAGTCCACGGTGCAAAATATTGCGGAGGACGTTAGCATTTTAGGCTCACGCTCCGATGAAATTGGCAAAATCGTCGAGGTAATCGCTGGTATTGCCCAGCAGACGAATCTGCTGGCGCTTAACGCCGCGATTGAAGCTGCACGCGCGGGAGAAGCAGGACGCGGCTTTGCTGTCGTCTCCGCAGAGGTTCGCAAGCTGGCTGAGCAGTCGACCCAGTCCAGCCAGCAAATTGCAGTGCTGGTCCGCTCCATTCAGTCGGATACCGAGCGTACCGTTAAGTCCGTTTATGACGGCAAGGAGGTCGTACAAGCAGGTATTGCTGCGGTATCTGCTGCTGGTGAGTCCTTTAACAACATTAAGCAAGCCGTAAATTCCGTGACCTTGCAAATCCACTCCGTATCCGAAGCCTCGCAGCAAATGTCCGAGGATACGAATAAGCTGGCGGCGTCCCTGCAAGGGGTAGCCGAGGTTGCAGAAGAAACGTCCTCCGGCGCAATAAGCGTATCGGCCGCAACCGAGCAGCAGCTGGCTACGATGGAGGAAATAACCTCCTCGTCCCAAGCGCTGGCTAAAATGTCAGAAGAGCTGCTGCAATTTGTTAAGGATGTTAAGCTATAG
- a CDS encoding sugar phosphate isomerase/epimerase translates to MSVGVLAHLFGSLSYRELAEKVGAAGFGHIQLAMWKAINDVDFNKPGKLTPGLAMSIAEELRKQGVSISVLGCYLHFFERDEQKLRENIERFKELIRYARLLGAPMVAFETGTHPDGVYTEQDWKTLKSTVQELIEEAEKWGVFIGIEAASGHLIGTAAELHAFLQQIPSSHVGVVIDPGNLLTTENFARQDEVIEEAFALLGDRIIGAHAKDRKPDANGELQTVPAGYGEMNYSLYMRLLNKYKPGVHIIMETASEEQMAFSKSYIERIRSEYA, encoded by the coding sequence ATGTCCGTAGGCGTATTAGCACATTTATTTGGGAGCTTGTCTTACAGGGAGCTGGCTGAGAAGGTGGGCGCTGCAGGATTTGGCCATATCCAGCTGGCGATGTGGAAGGCTATTAATGATGTCGATTTTAATAAACCGGGCAAGCTGACTCCGGGGCTCGCGATGTCGATAGCGGAGGAGCTTCGCAAACAAGGCGTGTCGATCTCCGTGCTTGGCTGCTATTTGCATTTCTTTGAGCGCGATGAGCAGAAGCTTCGCGAAAATATAGAGCGGTTTAAGGAGCTGATTCGCTACGCACGTCTGCTCGGCGCGCCTATGGTTGCTTTTGAGACGGGAACCCATCCGGATGGCGTTTATACCGAGCAGGACTGGAAGACGCTAAAATCGACGGTTCAGGAGCTAATAGAGGAAGCGGAAAAATGGGGCGTATTCATTGGCATCGAGGCAGCCAGCGGTCATTTGATTGGCACGGCGGCGGAGCTGCATGCTTTTCTGCAACAGATCCCGTCCTCGCATGTTGGCGTCGTAATCGATCCGGGCAATTTGCTGACGACAGAAAACTTTGCCCGTCAGGATGAAGTTATTGAAGAAGCGTTTGCCCTGCTTGGCGACCGAATCATAGGCGCTCATGCGAAGGATCGTAAACCCGATGCGAATGGAGAGCTGCAGACGGTTCCGGCGGGCTATGGCGAAATGAATTACAGCCTTTATATGCGCTTGCTTAATAAGTACAAGCCGGGCGTTCATATTATTATGGAGACGGCGAGCGAGGAGCAAATGGCGTTTTCCAAAAGCTATATTGAGCGCATTCGTTCAGAATACGCATAG
- a CDS encoding YqkE family protein, whose translation MAKKNRQAATQASKPKAAAADSQQATLKDLLSADVLSKLKEQSNALKAAEEQKKQDAAQKADEARKQEQKRLENDMEYLLNNSKPGDWKKYK comes from the coding sequence ATGGCGAAAAAAAATCGGCAGGCAGCAACGCAAGCGAGCAAGCCGAAAGCGGCCGCGGCAGATAGCCAGCAGGCGACCTTGAAGGATTTGCTGAGTGCTGATGTGCTGAGCAAGCTCAAGGAGCAGTCGAATGCGCTGAAGGCAGCGGAGGAGCAGAAGAAGCAGGATGCCGCCCAGAAGGCGGATGAAGCGCGGAAGCAGGAGCAGAAGCGGCTGGAAAACGATATGGAGTATTTGCTCAATAACAGCAAGCCGGGCGACTGGAAAAAATACAAATAA
- a CDS encoding Glu/Leu/Phe/Val dehydrogenase: MANQTGTIVQQSLHALSGDSTFLSDLQGKHRDQAFLSLAAILSTPNKVNKAFLRITMDDGDVVRIPAYRIQHNDTLGPYKGGIRFHESVNEEEVTNLAALMTLKNALHDVPFGGGKGGVGINPRNYSAKELYIICKKYVQYFTDILGPEKDIPAPDMGTGEREMDWMMAEYKNIHPGKPYLGSFTGKSVINGGSLGRREATGKGVYFTFRYMLHDFIKVHRGYLTNSSNPFAENVLAQAEKSLSIAVQGFGNVGSIVALEAHKCTYLNNKVVAVSDRNVTLYNADGLSIPALIDYANRHQGDLPKTKEDLAELELKADILEREEVLYLDVDVLVLAALEEQVREDNVAKVKAKIIVEGANAPITGEADQKLSENGVIIIPDILANAGGVIVSYFEWLQGRETQYLTEEQVHRMLFEKMQSTLGSILPSFFSATYTLRQNCYNHSVMKLSTVLYRQGKLY; this comes from the coding sequence ATGGCAAACCAAACTGGCACAATCGTTCAGCAATCTTTGCATGCATTATCAGGTGACTCCACCTTTTTGTCCGATTTACAAGGAAAGCATCGCGATCAGGCTTTCCTCTCTTTAGCTGCTATTTTATCCACGCCAAACAAGGTGAATAAAGCCTTTTTACGCATTACGATGGATGATGGCGACGTCGTTCGCATACCGGCCTATCGCATCCAGCATAATGATACACTTGGACCATACAAAGGCGGCATTCGCTTCCACGAATCCGTAAATGAAGAAGAGGTTACCAATCTGGCAGCCTTGATGACGCTCAAAAATGCGCTTCACGACGTTCCGTTCGGCGGTGGCAAGGGCGGCGTCGGTATTAATCCGCGCAACTATTCAGCGAAAGAGCTATACATTATATGCAAAAAATATGTCCAATATTTTACCGATATTCTCGGCCCAGAAAAGGATATTCCCGCACCCGACATGGGAACTGGTGAACGCGAGATGGACTGGATGATGGCCGAATATAAAAATATTCATCCCGGCAAACCGTATCTCGGCAGCTTTACTGGAAAAAGCGTCATTAACGGCGGCTCCTTAGGACGCCGGGAAGCGACAGGCAAGGGCGTTTATTTCACATTCCGCTATATGCTGCATGATTTTATTAAAGTGCATCGCGGCTATTTGACCAACAGCTCTAATCCATTTGCTGAAAATGTTCTCGCCCAAGCGGAAAAATCGCTTTCCATCGCCGTTCAAGGCTTCGGTAATGTTGGCTCCATCGTAGCATTGGAAGCGCATAAATGTACCTATCTTAACAACAAGGTCGTGGCGGTCAGCGACCGCAATGTAACGCTTTACAATGCCGACGGCTTATCGATTCCGGCACTAATTGACTACGCCAATCGCCATCAAGGCGATTTGCCTAAGACGAAGGAAGATCTCGCAGAGCTTGAGCTCAAAGCAGACATTTTGGAACGTGAGGAAGTGCTGTATCTGGATGTCGATGTGCTCGTGCTGGCCGCGCTAGAGGAGCAGGTACGCGAAGATAACGTAGCTAAAGTGAAGGCCAAGATCATCGTCGAAGGGGCAAATGCGCCAATAACCGGCGAAGCCGACCAGAAGCTTTCCGAGAACGGCGTTATTATTATTCCCGATATTCTTGCCAATGCCGGCGGCGTTATCGTCTCTTATTTCGAGTGGCTTCAAGGCCGTGAAACGCAATATTTGACGGAAGAGCAGGTGCATCGCATGCTGTTTGAGAAAATGCAAAGCACACTCGGCTCTATTTTGCCTTCCTTCTTCAGCGCCACTTACACGCTGCGGCAAAATTGCTATAATCATTCGGTGATGAAGCTGTCAACGGTTCTGTACCGCCAAGGCAAGCTATATTAG
- a CDS encoding aminopeptidase, with protein sequence MSDTLAVQLEKYAEIIVKIGVNVQQGQAVFVTGAIEAAPLVRLVAEKAYSAGASNVHIDWTDDQLSRLKYEKAGAEIFEHFPQWETAKRQEFVDKGAAFISIVSSSPDLLKGVDTQRISNYQKAAGAGLKEFRRAIQADKVSWTVVAAAAKDWAKKVFPEAEGEQAVALLWEAIFKAVRLHAEDPVAAWQEHNRALGSKGEALNSYHFKKLHYTAPGTDLTIELHDKHLWVAAGSENEQNIPFMANMPTEEVFTVPLKTGVNGYVSSTKPLSYGGNIIDRFKLTFENGRIVKAEAEEGEAILQKLIDTDEGARYLGEVALVPHHSPISESNILFYNTLFDENASNHLAIGSGYAFNIEGGKKMSPEELEANGVNASLTHNDFMIGSADMDIDGIQADGTVVPVFRKGNWAF encoded by the coding sequence ATGAGCGATACATTAGCTGTTCAATTGGAGAAATATGCTGAGATTATTGTGAAAATAGGTGTGAATGTCCAGCAGGGGCAGGCGGTATTCGTAACGGGAGCGATTGAGGCAGCGCCTCTAGTGCGTCTCGTTGCAGAGAAGGCTTATTCAGCTGGAGCAAGCAATGTACATATTGATTGGACGGATGACCAGTTATCCCGATTGAAATATGAAAAAGCGGGCGCTGAAATTTTCGAGCATTTCCCGCAATGGGAAACGGCGAAGCGCCAGGAGTTTGTTGATAAGGGCGCCGCCTTTATTTCAATCGTATCCTCCAGTCCAGATTTGCTGAAGGGTGTCGACACGCAGCGTATTTCCAACTACCAGAAGGCGGCTGGAGCAGGGCTGAAGGAATTCCGCAGAGCGATTCAAGCGGACAAAGTGAGCTGGACGGTCGTTGCGGCAGCCGCCAAGGACTGGGCGAAGAAAGTGTTCCCGGAGGCTGAGGGCGAGCAAGCAGTCGCGCTGCTATGGGAAGCGATCTTTAAAGCGGTGCGCCTGCATGCAGAAGATCCGGTTGCGGCTTGGCAGGAGCATAACAGAGCGCTTGGAAGCAAGGGAGAGGCGCTGAACAGCTATCATTTTAAAAAGCTGCATTACACCGCTCCGGGCACAGATTTGACCATTGAGCTGCATGACAAGCATCTATGGGTCGCTGCCGGCAGCGAGAACGAGCAAAACATTCCGTTTATGGCGAATATGCCGACGGAAGAAGTATTCACAGTGCCGCTGAAAACGGGCGTTAATGGCTATGTATCGAGCACAAAGCCGCTCAGCTACGGTGGCAACATTATTGACCGCTTTAAGCTGACCTTCGAGAACGGCCGCATTGTGAAGGCCGAGGCGGAGGAAGGCGAAGCGATTTTGCAAAAGCTGATTGATACGGATGAGGGTGCGCGTTATTTGGGAGAGGTTGCGCTGGTGCCGCACCATTCCCCAATATCGGAGTCCAACATTTTGTTCTATAATACGCTGTTTGACGAAAATGCTTCGAACCACTTGGCCATCGGCAGCGGCTATGCCTTCAATATTGAAGGCGGCAAGAAGATGTCGCCAGAGGAGCTGGAAGCAAACGGCGTTAATGCGAGCCTGACCCATAATGATTTCATGATCGGCTCTGCCGATATGGATATTGATGGCATTCAAGCCGATGGCACCGTCGTTCCTGTATTCCGTAAAGGCAACTGGGCGTTTTAA
- a CDS encoding Gfo/Idh/MocA family oxidoreductase — protein sequence MIRFGIIGTNKITDSFIEAARGLENFALAAVYSRTSERAAEFASKYKVPHTFTDLEEMAKSDQVDAVYIASPTSHHAQHAITCMKHGKHVLCEKPIASNSREMREMIAAAKDNNVLLMEAMKSTFVPNFAVIREHLPKLGAIRGYFASYCQYSSRYDAYKEGNVMNAFKPEFSNGSLMDIGIYSVYPLVSLFGKPNKVKASAVMLESGVDGKGSLLLQYDGMDAAVQHSKISNSQLPAEIQGEAGNMIIENISYPNQVRIEYRNGDVEELTVPQADNVMVYEAEAFIRLIQSGEHESDINSLANSLAVLEVLDEARSQIGLVFPADRL from the coding sequence ATGATACGTTTTGGCATAATTGGGACTAACAAAATTACAGATTCTTTTATCGAAGCGGCACGCGGGCTGGAGAACTTTGCTTTAGCGGCCGTGTATTCGCGAACGTCCGAGCGGGCGGCAGAATTTGCGAGCAAATATAAGGTTCCGCATACGTTCACGGATTTGGAGGAAATGGCAAAGAGTGATCAGGTGGACGCTGTATATATCGCAAGTCCCACCTCGCACCATGCTCAGCATGCGATCACCTGTATGAAGCATGGCAAGCATGTGCTTTGTGAGAAGCCTATTGCTTCAAACTCCCGGGAAATGCGGGAGATGATCGCAGCGGCGAAAGACAATAATGTGCTGCTTATGGAGGCAATGAAATCGACGTTCGTGCCGAATTTTGCAGTTATTCGCGAGCACCTGCCTAAGCTGGGGGCGATCCGGGGTTATTTTGCATCCTATTGTCAATATTCTTCGCGTTATGATGCGTACAAGGAAGGCAATGTCATGAACGCGTTCAAGCCGGAGTTTTCGAATGGCTCGCTGATGGACATTGGCATTTACAGCGTTTACCCGCTGGTCTCATTGTTCGGCAAGCCGAATAAGGTAAAAGCAAGTGCCGTTATGCTGGAGTCTGGTGTGGACGGCAAGGGCAGTCTGCTGCTGCAATATGATGGAATGGATGCGGCCGTGCAACACTCCAAAATTTCCAATTCCCAGCTTCCAGCAGAAATTCAAGGCGAAGCGGGCAATATGATTATTGAAAATATTAGCTACCCGAATCAGGTGCGCATCGAATACCGCAATGGCGATGTGGAGGAGCTGACGGTGCCGCAGGCAGATAATGTGATGGTGTATGAGGCTGAGGCGTTTATTCGGCTCATTCAAAGCGGCGAGCATGAATCAGACATTAATTCGCTTGCGAACTCGCTTGCTGTACTTGAGGTGCTGGATGAGGCGCGCAGCCAGATCGGGCTTGTTTTCCCTGCAGATCGGCTATAA